The Polaribacter sp. Q13 sequence CCAGATCAAATGAATAATTTAGCTTTAGACCCTACTTTTTCTAAAGTACTAAAAGAGCATAGAGATGTTTTAGAAAATTGGATAAAAGAAACTGGAGATAAAGGTCAGTTTCCTGAATCTGCAGCACAATTAAAAGCAACGTATGATATGTGGAAAGACAGACCAAGATTTAAAAATGCAAAAATAAATCCAGAATACGATCAATTTAAAAAATAGTTTTTTGAGATAATAAGCTTCGAAAAGAAGTATTTAAAAGCGCAAAGGTTGCAAGGAAATTCTAGAGTAATTCTACAATTTTTTTGAAAACCTTTGCGTTTTTGTTGTTAAATGAAGTTTTAGCGACCATTAAATACATTTTATGAACTAATACATACACGTTTTTTAATGTTTTTTGGTTTCTTCGTTAAAAATTAAATAATACACGTATGAAATTTAAGAACATAAAAAATGTATGTATTGTGGCTTTATTGCTAATTGCATTTTCAACTTTTAGCCAAGAAAATAAATCGAAGCCAAATGTATTATTCATTATGGTAGATGATTTAAATGATTGGGTTGGCGCATTTGGTGGAAATCCACAAACTAAAACACCAAATATAGATGCCTTAGCAAATAAGAGTACTATTTTTAAGAATGCATATTGTTCTGCACCTTTATGTAACCCATCAAGAACAAGTATCATGTCTGGGTACAGACCCTCTACAACAGGTGTGTATGGTAATTCAGAGCATTTTAGAGATGTAAAAGGTTTTGAAAATACGGTCACAATTCCTCAGTATTTTGAAAAATATGGATATAAAACTGCAGCAGCAGGAAAAATATTTCACAGTCCAAGAGGAAATGCTAAAAAACCAAAACCAGGAAGTGATCCAGGATCTTTTCAACAAGAAAGAAAAGGAGGTTTAGGAGGAACGTACCCAGAAGATAAAGACAAACACTCGCATGGTTTAGAGTTGAAAAAATACGGAGTTAAAGGTTCTTTCTTACGTTCTTTTGATTGGTTTCCTGTAGATGTAACTTTAGAAAATAATAACGATTATAAATCAGCAGATTATGCATCGAAATTTTTACAAGAAAAGCATGACAAACCCTTCTTTTTAGCTTGTGGAATTTTTAGACCACACTTACCTTGGTTTGCACCAAAACAGTTTTTTGATATGTATAAATTAGAAGACATAAAACTACCAGTTACCTTAAAAAATGATTTAGATGATGTTGGTAGGATGGGACAAAATATGGCAAAAAGAGGCGTTCATAAATCTGTTGTAGAACATGGTAAATGGAAAGAAGCTGTAAGAGCTTATATGGCAAATATTTCTTTTGCGGATGCTTGTGTAGGTCATTTATTAGACGGGTTAAAAGAGAGTACATACGCAAAAAACACCATTATAGTTTTAATGGGAGATCATGGTTGGCATTTAGGAGAAAAAGAACATTGGTCTAAAAATGTTTTGTGGGAACGTTCTGCAAAAACACCTTTGTTAATCTTTGACCCAAGAGGTGATGGTAAACCCAAAGTAAGTACTTCTTTAGTTTCTCTTTTAGATGTGTATCCAACGTTAGTTGAAATGGCAAACTTACCAGAAAATAAAGAGTTAGAAGGAAAAAGTATTTATGATATCGTAAAAAATCCAACAAAGGAAACGAAAGAATATGTATTGACTTCTAAAGACAAGGGACTACATTCTTTAAGAAGTAATGAGTACAGATATACGGTGTATCCTGATGGTTTTGAAGAATTGTATGATCATAGAATAGACCCGAATGAGTGGACAAATATTGCTAAAAACCCTTCTAATAAGGAAGTTTTAAAGACGTTTAGAAAAGAGTTAAAAAGTATCCTAAAATAAAAGATTTATAATACCCATTAAGAATGAAAAAACAATTTTACAATATTAGTTTTTTAGTAGCAATAGCTCTCTTTTTTGTTTCTTGTAGTACCTCTAAAAAAGAGGTTTCTAAAGTAACCAAAAAGCCAAATATTATTTTTGTTTTGGTGGATGATATGGGCTACGCAGATGTTGGTTTTAATGGTTCTACTTATTTTGAAACACCAAACATAGATGCGTTGGCAAAAGAAAGTTTGGTATTAGATAATGCCTATATGTATCCTACTTGTTCACCGTCTAGAACCGCAATTTTTACAGGAAAACAATCTTTTAGAACAGGTGTTTATACGGTGCCTGTTTTAGAAAAAGGAGACGATCAAGAAAATATTTTTTCGAGATGGACAGTTGGTAGAGAGCATCCTATATATGCAGAACCTTTGGCAAAAGCGGGGTATAAATCTATCCATTTAGGAAAATGGCATATTGTTGGTCCTTATCCGCAAGAAGAACTGGCAATGGAATATCCATTAAAAGAAAAATTAAAACAACCAGATGCAGGAGATTATTCTTGGGTTTCGAATCATAAAACAATAGAAGTTCAACAATATTATCCTGAAAAAAGAGGTTTCTTAAAAAATGTAGGAGGAAGTTTTAGAGGAGATCCAGCTTATGAAAAAGGAGGTTATAAAAGTGAGGCTGGTGGTTATTGGGCTCCGTTTAGCAATCCTTTTATCAAGAAAAAATCAACAGATAATTGGTTAACAGATCGTTTAACAGATGATGCAATCGAGTTTATGGGGGCACATAAAGAAGGGCCTTTTTTAATCAACTTAAATTTTTATGCGGTTCATAGACCTATAAAATATAGAAGTAAAGAATTGTATCAAAAATACTTTAACAAACCAGGTGATACTATTACAGGGCAAGGTTTGCATGATAAGAAAAAAAAGCATGAATATTTTGCAAGTTATGCAACTATGGTAGAGTCTGTAGACGATAATATAAAACGTATTGTAGACTATTTAGATGCGAATAATTTAAGAGAAAACACTATTATCATTTTTACATCAGACAACGGATTTCATAGTATGGCAAGTGCCAATGATTTAATGCGTGGTGCAAAAGGATATATTTATGAAGGCGGAATTAAAGTACCAATGTTTATCAATTGGCCAAATAAAGTTACACCTAGAAGAAGTGAGGTTGCTGTAAGTGGATTGGATGTTTTTCCAACTTTAATGAACTTAGCAAATGTTACTGATTTTAAAGGGACTTTAGATGGAAATTCTATGACTGATTTATTTCTTAAAGATGATAAAAAATTATCGGAAAGACCTTTGTTTTGGCATTTAGCAAGTCGTTATAAACACGGAACCTGTTCTGTAATTAGAAAAGGAGATTATAAGTTAATTCAGTTTTTGGCGGATGGTAAATTGGAGTTGTACAACTTAAAAGTAGATCCTAAAGAATCAAAAAACTTATCAACTATCGAATTAAAAACCACTCAGAATTTATTAAAAGAATTGGTTTCTTGGAGAAAAGAGAATAAAGTTCCGTTACCTCCAAATTCAATTCTTAAATTTTAAATTAAAAAGGAAAACGCGAGAAGAATAGTAAAACTCTTCTTACAGCTATTTTTATGTAAAATAGAATGCATTTGCTTTTTATAAATTCACTATCAAAATTTATTTATAATGAAAAGAAGAGATTTTTTTAAAAAAGGAACAAAAGGTGTTTTAGCAGCGAGTTTATTTCCAATAATGGGAGATATTTCTGCGCAAACTTCTAATAGTAAAAACGGTTTGTTTAAGGAAGAAGAAATATTAAGGAAAACTTTAAAAAAAGATCCAATTCGAAAAAAAATAGTAAATGTAGATGTTGCTGTAATTGGAGGTGGAATGTCTGGTATTTCTGCGGCAGTCTCAGCAGCTAGAAATGGGGCAA is a genomic window containing:
- a CDS encoding sulfatase; its protein translation is MKFKNIKNVCIVALLLIAFSTFSQENKSKPNVLFIMVDDLNDWVGAFGGNPQTKTPNIDALANKSTIFKNAYCSAPLCNPSRTSIMSGYRPSTTGVYGNSEHFRDVKGFENTVTIPQYFEKYGYKTAAAGKIFHSPRGNAKKPKPGSDPGSFQQERKGGLGGTYPEDKDKHSHGLELKKYGVKGSFLRSFDWFPVDVTLENNNDYKSADYASKFLQEKHDKPFFLACGIFRPHLPWFAPKQFFDMYKLEDIKLPVTLKNDLDDVGRMGQNMAKRGVHKSVVEHGKWKEAVRAYMANISFADACVGHLLDGLKESTYAKNTIIVLMGDHGWHLGEKEHWSKNVLWERSAKTPLLIFDPRGDGKPKVSTSLVSLLDVYPTLVEMANLPENKELEGKSIYDIVKNPTKETKEYVLTSKDKGLHSLRSNEYRYTVYPDGFEELYDHRIDPNEWTNIAKNPSNKEVLKTFRKELKSILK
- a CDS encoding sulfatase, with translation MKKQFYNISFLVAIALFFVSCSTSKKEVSKVTKKPNIIFVLVDDMGYADVGFNGSTYFETPNIDALAKESLVLDNAYMYPTCSPSRTAIFTGKQSFRTGVYTVPVLEKGDDQENIFSRWTVGREHPIYAEPLAKAGYKSIHLGKWHIVGPYPQEELAMEYPLKEKLKQPDAGDYSWVSNHKTIEVQQYYPEKRGFLKNVGGSFRGDPAYEKGGYKSEAGGYWAPFSNPFIKKKSTDNWLTDRLTDDAIEFMGAHKEGPFLINLNFYAVHRPIKYRSKELYQKYFNKPGDTITGQGLHDKKKKHEYFASYATMVESVDDNIKRIVDYLDANNLRENTIIIFTSDNGFHSMASANDLMRGAKGYIYEGGIKVPMFINWPNKVTPRRSEVAVSGLDVFPTLMNLANVTDFKGTLDGNSMTDLFLKDDKKLSERPLFWHLASRYKHGTCSVIRKGDYKLIQFLADGKLELYNLKVDPKESKNLSTIELKTTQNLLKELVSWRKENKVPLPPNSILKF